A genomic window from Cucumis melo cultivar AY chromosome 8, USDA_Cmelo_AY_1.0, whole genome shotgun sequence includes:
- the LOC103500863 gene encoding pyruvate kinase 1, cytosolic, producing MHSNHLLLEEPIRMASILEPSKSSFFPAMTKIVGTLGPRSRSVEIISGCLKAGMSVARFDFSWGNAEYHQETLENLKAAVKSTKKLCAVMLDTVGPELQVINKTEKSISLQEDAIVVLTPNQELEATSELLPINFTGLSKAVKKGDTIFVGQYLFTGSESTSAWLEVSEVKGDDVVCVIKNSATLTGSLFTLHGSQIHINLPTLSDEDKEVISSWGVQNKIDFLSLSYTRHAEDVRQAREFLSKLGDLSQTQIFAKIETVEGLTHFDEILQAADGIILSRGNLGIDLPPEKVFLFQKAALYKCNMAGKPAVVTRVVDSMTNNLRPTRAEATDVANAVLDGSDAILLGAETLRGLYPVETISTVGRICAESEKVFNQDLYFKKTVKFVGEPMTHLESIASSAVRAAIKVKASVIICFTSSGRAARLIAKYRPTMPVISVVIPRLKTNQLRWSFSGAFEARQSLIVRGLFPMLADPRHPAESTSATNESVLKVALDHGKASGVIKSHDRVVVCQKVGDASVVKIIELED from the exons ATGCATTCCAATCACTTGCTTCTCGAGGAGCCTATTCGCATGGCCTCCATCCTCGAGCCGTCCAAATCT AGTTTTTTTCCTGCTATGACTAAGATCGTTGGGACTCTTGGTCCTAGGTCTCGATCTGTTGAGATTATCTCTGGTTGTCTTAAGGCTGGAATGTCCG TTGCTCGTTTCGATTTTTCATGGGGTAACGCTGAATATCATCAGGAGACTTTGGAGAATTTGAAGGCCGCTGTCAAGAGTACCAAGAAGCTTTGCGCT GTTATGCTTGACACTGTGGGCCCTGAATTGCAAGTAATAAACAAAACCGAGAAATCCATTTCACTTCAGGAAGATGCAATAGTCGTCCTTACACCGAATCAAGAACTCGAGGCGACTTCGGAGCTCTTGCCTATTAACTTTACAGGACTTTCAAAG GCTGTGAAGAAAGGAGACACAATTTTCGTGGGTCAATATCTTTTCACTGGAAGTGAATCAACTTCTGCATGGCTGGAG GTTTCCGAAGTCAAGGGCGATGATGTTGTTTGTGTAATTAAGAACTCTGCCACATTGACTGGGTCACTGTTCACTTTGCATGGCTCTCAAATTCATATTAACCTTCCTACACTTTCTGATGAGGACAAGGAG GTTATATCAAGTTGGGGAGTGCAAAACAAAATTGATTTCCTTTCACTATCATATACCAGACATGCTGAAGATGTTCGACAA GCTCGTGAATTTCTTTCTAAGTTGGGTGACCTTAGCCAAACCCAAATCTTTGCCAAGATTGAAACTGTTGAG GGATTAACCCATTTTGATGAGATTCTACAAGCAGCTGATGGTATTATTCTATCCCGTGGGAATTTGGGTATAGATCTCCCACCCGAGAAG GTGTTTTTATTTCAGAAAGCTGCCCTTTACAAGTGTAACATGGCTGGTAAGCCTGCTGTGGTTACTCGTGTTGTAGACAGTATGACCAACAATTTAAGGCCAACTCGTGCAGAAGCTACTGATGTTGCAAATGCAGTCCTTGATG GAAGTGATGCAATTCTTCTAGGGGCTGAGACTTTGCGTGGACTGTATCCAGTTGAGACTATTTCTACTGTTGGTAGGATTTGTGCTGAG TCTGAGAAGGTGTTCAATCAAGATTTATATTTCAAGAAGACTGTCAAATTTGTTGGGGAACCTATGACGCACTTGGAATCCATTGCTTCCTCAGCG GTTAGGGCTGCCATTAAGGTGAAAGCTTCAGTTATTATTTGCTTCACTTCATCTGGAAGAGCTGCAAG ATTAATTGCTAAATATAGGCCCACGATGCCAGTTATATCTGTTGTCATTCCTAGGCTGAAGACAAATCAGTTAAGGTGGAGCTTTAGTGGAGCATTTGAG GCAAGGCAGTCATTGATAGTAAGAGGTCTCTTCCCTATGCTTGCTGATCCAAGGCACCCT GCGGAATCTACTAGCGCAACAAATGAGTCAGTTCTAAAGGTTGCTCTGGATCATGGCAAAGCATCTGGAGTGATTAAGTCACATGACCGAGTTGTCGTTTGTCAGAAGGTTGGGGATGCATCTGTGGTCAAGATTATTGAGCTTGAAGATTGA
- the LOC103500862 gene encoding pyruvate kinase 2, cytosolic-like: MHSNHLLLEEPIRMASILEPSKASFFPTMTKIVGTLGPNSRSVQVISACLTAGMSVARFDFSWGSPDYHQETLENLKIAVKSTKKLCAVMLDTAGPEVLVVNRSEKSISLQEDGFVILTPNQELEASSELLPINYDGLSKVVKKGDTLFLGQYLFTGSETTSVWLEVSEVKGDDVVCVVKNSATLVGTMYTLHAAEIHIDLPTLTEKDKEIIATWGVKNKIDFLSLSHARHAEDVRQARQFLSKLGDLNQTQIFAKIESVEGLTNFDEILQEADGIILARGNLGLDLPPEKVFLFQKTALYRCNMAGKPAVLTRVVDSMTNNLRPTRAEATDVANAVLDGSDAILLGAETLRGLYPVETVSTVSRICAESEKVFNQDLYFKKAVKHIGEPMSHLESIASSAVRAAIKVKASVIICFTSSGRAARLIAKYRPTMPVISVVVPRLKTDQLRWSLSGAFEARQSLIIRGLFPVLADPQHLADSNNATNESVLKAALDHGKSAGIIKAHDRVVVCQKVGDASVVKIIELED, from the exons ATGCATTCCAATCACTTGCTTCTTGAGGAGCCCATTCGGATGGCTTCCATTTTGGAGCCTTCCAAGGCT AGCTTCTTTCCTACGATGACTAAGATTGTTGGTACTCTGGGTCCTAACTCTCGATCTGTACAAGTTATTTCTGCTTGTTTGACGGCTGGAATGTCGG TTGCTCGGTTCGACTTTTCATGGGGTAGTCCGGATTACCATCAAGAGACTTTGGAAAATTTGAAGATTGCTGTTAAAAGCACCAAGAAACTTTGTGCT GTTATGCTGGATACAGCGGGTCCTGAGGTGTTGGTTGTAAATAGAAGTGAGAAATCTATCTCTCTTCAGGAAGATGGGTTTGTTATTCTAACACCCAATCAAGAACTAGAGGCATCTTCGGAGCTGCTACCTATAAATTATGATGGACTTTCAAAG GTTGTTAAGAAAGGAGACACCCTTTTTCTTGGTCAGTACCTCTTTACTGGAAGTGAAACAACATCTGTCTGGTTGGAG GTTTCTGAAGTGAAAGGAGATGATGTTGTTTGTGTGGTAAAAAACTCTGCCACGTTGGTTGGTACAATGTACACTTTGCATGCTGCTGAAATTCACATTGATCTTCCAACACTTACTGAGAAAGACAAAGAG ATCATAGCTACGTGGGGAGTAAAAAACAAGATTGACTTCCTCTCTCTGTCACATGCTAGACATGCGGAAGATGTTCGACAA GCTCGACAATTTCTTTCTAAGCTAGGCGACCTTAACCAAACTCAAATATTCGCAAAGATTGAAAGTGTAGAG GGATTGACCAATTTTGATGAAATACTACAAGAAGCAGATGGTATTATTCTTGCTCGTGGCAATTTGGGGTTAGATCTTCCACCAGAGAAG GTGTTTTTGTTTCAGAAAACTGCCCTTTATAGATGTAATATGGCTGGGAAGCCTGCTGTTTTAACTCGTGTGGTAGACAGCATGACTAACAACTTGAGACCTACACGTGCAGAAGCTACTGATGTTGCCAATGCTGTACTTGATG GAAGTGATGCAATTCTTCTTGGGGCTGAGACATTGCGTGGATTATATCCAGTAGAAACCGTTTCAACCGTTAGTAGAATATGTGCCGAG TCAGAGAAGGTTTTCAATCAAGATTTGTATTTCAAGAAGGCAGTCAAACACATTGGGGAGCCAATGTCACATTTGGAATCTATTGCCTCCTCAGCG GTTAGGGCAGCCATTAAAGTGAAGGCTTCTGTGATTATATGCTTTACTTCGTCTGGAAGGGCTGCTAG ATTAATTGCAAAGTATAGGCCAACAATGCCAGTTATATCTGTTGTCGTTCCAAGGTTGAAGACAGATCAACTAAGGTGGAGTCTGAGTGGGGCATTTGAG GCTCGACAATCATTAATTATCAGAGGTCTTTTTCCTGTGCTTGCTGATCCTCAACACCTA GCGGACTCTAACAATGCAACGAATGAGTCTGTTCTGAAGGCTGCTCTAGATCATGGAAAGTCAGCAGGAATCATTAAGGCACATGACCGTGTAGTGGTTTGCCAGAAAGTTGGGGATGCATCAGTAGTAAAGATTATCGAGCTTGAAGATTAA
- the LOC103500861 gene encoding homeobox-leucine zipper protein ATHB-22-like: protein MEWNNGNISFSSNFVSQLPQSSSSSALLYNYNFNCSYNLDHFPVIETATRVATGEGKQNMAGGVDHQKKKRLSQDQLEALERSFQEEVKLDPDRKMKLSMELGLQPRQIAVWFQNRRARWKTKQLEHLYDTLKQQFDTISKEKHNLQQEVMKLRNMLREQTTRNAGSMAHTDISGEETTVECTSVEILSCNNYMYNVEDFNQISASAPPFWWGAEAAHLPSYP, encoded by the exons ATGGAATGGAATAATGGAAATATAAGTTTTAGTTCTAACTTTGTTTCTCAACTACCACAATCCTCTTCTTCCTCTGCATTGCTTTACAACTACAACTTCAACTGCAGCTACAATTTGGATCACTTTCCTG TGATAGAGACAGCGACACGGGTAGCGACCGGGGAAGGCAAGCAAAATATGGCTGGAGGAGTGGATCATCAAAAGAAGAAGAGGTTGAGTCAAGATCAGTTGGAGGCATTGGAGAGAAGCTTTCAAGAAGAAGTAAAGCTTGATCCTGATAGGAAAATGAAGCTTTCAATGGAACTTGGACTTCAACCAAGGCAAATAGCTGTGTGGTTTCAAAATAGAAGAGCTCGTTGGAAGACCAAGCAACTTGAGCATCTCTATGATACTCTCAAACAACAATTTGATACTATCTCTAAAGAAAAACACAATCTTCAACAAGAg GTGATGAAATTAAGAAACATGCTAAGAGAACAGACAACGAGGAATGCAGGGTCGATGGCTCACACGGACATCTCCGGGGAGGAGACGACGGTAGAGTGCACATCGGTGGAGATTCTGAGCTGTAACAATTACATGTACAATGTGGAAGATTTCAACCAAATATCAGCTTCAGCTCCTCCATTCTGGTGGGGTGCTGAGGCTGCTCACTTGCCTTCTTATCCTTAG